The Bradyrhizobium ottawaense genome window below encodes:
- a CDS encoding response regulator transcription factor: MAHRILIVDDEGHIREVIRVALKKAGMDVIEARDGKEALSRFAADRPDLIVLDIGMPEFDGLDVCREIRKASDVPILFLSARDEEIDRILGLEIGGDDYVTKPFSPRELVARVNVILRRLSPRNGEAKAGPAALSQGGLLIDPEQHVATFAGTPLKLTAIEFGILRAFLTRPTSVFNREQLMRAAYQLNIQVSDRTIDSHIRNIRAKLAVLACDNVIETIHGVGFKLGRCEKAA, translated from the coding sequence TTGGCGCATCGCATTCTCATCGTCGACGACGAAGGCCATATCCGCGAGGTCATCCGCGTTGCGCTGAAGAAGGCCGGCATGGACGTGATCGAGGCCCGCGACGGCAAGGAGGCGCTCAGCCGCTTTGCCGCCGACAGGCCCGATCTGATCGTGCTCGACATCGGCATGCCCGAGTTCGACGGCCTCGATGTCTGCCGCGAGATCCGCAAGGCGTCCGACGTGCCGATCCTGTTCCTGTCGGCGCGCGACGAGGAGATCGATCGCATCCTCGGTCTCGAGATCGGCGGCGACGACTACGTGACGAAGCCGTTCAGCCCACGCGAGTTGGTGGCGCGGGTCAACGTCATCCTGCGCCGGCTCAGCCCGCGCAATGGCGAGGCCAAGGCGGGCCCGGCCGCGCTGTCGCAAGGCGGCCTGCTGATCGATCCCGAGCAGCATGTCGCGACCTTCGCCGGCACGCCGCTGAAGCTGACCGCGATCGAGTTCGGCATCCTCCGCGCGTTCCTGACCCGGCCAACTTCGGTGTTCAACCGGGAGCAGCTGATGCGGGCGGCCTATCAGCTCAACATCCAGGTCTCCGACCGCACCATCGACAGCCACATCCGCAACATCCGCGCCAAGCTCGCAGTGCTGGCCTGCGACAACGTGATCGAGACCATCCACGGCGTCGGCTTCAAGCTCGGCCGCTGCGAGAAAGCGGCATGA
- a CDS encoding alpha-ketoglutarate-dependent dioxygenase AlkB — translation MTQLGLFAVPDEGPTGLRYMDNFIEAAVEQALIGRIAALPLERFQFGAFEGNRRVASFGYRYDYTLQRLAEAEPIPDWLLPVARQAEAWAKLPEASVRQVLCTEYEAGVGIGWHRDKPHFDKILGLSLGSACNFRFRRRSGDKWQRHTREAQPRSLYMMEGEARSQWEHSIPPVEARRYSITFRTMKRA, via the coding sequence ATGACGCAGCTTGGCTTGTTCGCCGTCCCTGACGAAGGCCCGACCGGCCTTCGCTACATGGACAATTTTATCGAAGCCGCCGTCGAGCAGGCCTTGATCGGCCGCATCGCAGCATTGCCGCTCGAGCGTTTCCAGTTCGGGGCGTTCGAGGGCAACCGCCGGGTGGCGTCGTTCGGCTATCGCTATGACTACACGCTGCAGCGGCTGGCCGAGGCGGAGCCGATTCCGGACTGGCTGTTGCCCGTCGCGCGTCAGGCCGAGGCCTGGGCGAAGCTGCCGGAGGCCAGCGTCCGGCAGGTGCTCTGCACCGAGTATGAGGCCGGCGTCGGCATCGGCTGGCACCGCGACAAGCCGCATTTCGACAAGATCCTCGGCCTGTCGCTCGGCTCGGCCTGCAACTTCCGCTTCCGCCGCCGCAGCGGCGACAAATGGCAGCGCCACACGCGCGAGGCCCAGCCGCGCTCGCTGTACATGATGGAAGGCGAGGCGCGCTCGCAATGGGAGCACAGTATCCCGCCGGTCGAGGCGCGCCGTTACTCCATCACGTTCCGGACGATGAAGCGGGCGTAA
- a CDS encoding ATP-binding protein gives MSAAPDKWRPSLALVIFTVLTTVGVLPLVGLFFFRLYDNQLIRQTQAELIAQSRVLATIYAQEVTARLDSGLTLGAEVPPNVLPDPGDQVTPIRPALDLTANDLLRRRPDAQAAPHPAQAAYIEIGARLSPIIRETQKVTLAGFRILDPQGVVIAGRQEVGQSLAHIEEVADALHGQYRATLRNRVPDKPPPPIYSFSRGLGVHVFSAMPVIVNNRVAGVIYTTRTPSNIFDHLYQERAKFVLAGLAVILGTIAIGLVFSRTITLPMRELIDRAARIGRGDREAFQPLRHYGTREFAQLSHSFLGMAEQLARRSDYIATFSAHLTHELKSPLTSIKGAAELLQDSYQGRSDGLTPAEQKTFIANILSDTQRLEAMAQRLRDLARAESLPQNERTELAPVIADLRNRFPASSIEASGSLDRPIGMSGEKALIVLSHLADNAMRHKAGTIRLEAVDERTTLRLTVSNDGEPISAPNRDRIFDAFFTTRRDQGGTGMGLAIARAVMASHGGSIRLKPTDEGAAFELQFPAV, from the coding sequence ATGAGCGCGGCGCCCGACAAATGGCGGCCCTCGCTCGCCCTCGTGATCTTCACGGTGCTGACCACCGTTGGCGTGCTGCCGCTGGTCGGCCTGTTCTTCTTCCGCCTTTACGACAACCAGCTGATCCGTCAGACCCAGGCCGAGCTGATCGCGCAAAGCCGCGTGCTGGCGACGATCTATGCGCAGGAGGTCACGGCCAGGCTCGACAGCGGCCTGACGCTCGGCGCCGAGGTGCCGCCGAACGTGCTGCCCGACCCCGGCGACCAGGTCACCCCGATCCGCCCCGCGCTCGACCTCACCGCCAACGATCTGCTGCGGCGGCGACCGGATGCGCAGGCCGCGCCTCATCCGGCGCAGGCGGCCTATATCGAGATCGGCGCAAGACTGTCGCCGATCATCCGCGAGACCCAGAAGGTGACGCTGGCGGGCTTTCGTATCCTCGATCCGCAAGGCGTCGTTATCGCCGGGCGGCAGGAGGTCGGCCAATCGCTCGCCCATATCGAGGAGGTCGCCGACGCGCTGCACGGGCAGTATCGGGCCACCTTGCGCAACCGCGTGCCGGACAAGCCGCCGCCCCCGATCTATTCCTTCAGCCGCGGCCTCGGCGTGCACGTGTTCTCGGCAATGCCGGTGATCGTCAACAACCGCGTCGCGGGCGTGATCTACACCACGCGGACGCCGAGCAACATCTTCGACCATCTCTACCAGGAGCGGGCAAAGTTCGTGCTGGCGGGGCTCGCCGTGATCCTCGGCACGATCGCGATCGGCCTCGTGTTCTCGCGCACCATCACCCTGCCGATGCGCGAGCTGATCGACCGCGCCGCGCGGATCGGCCGCGGCGACCGCGAGGCCTTCCAGCCGCTTCGGCATTACGGCACGCGTGAGTTCGCCCAGCTCTCGCACAGCTTCCTCGGCATGGCCGAGCAGCTGGCGCGACGTTCCGACTATATCGCGACGTTCTCGGCCCATCTCACCCACGAGCTGAAATCGCCGCTGACCTCGATCAAGGGCGCGGCCGAGCTGCTGCAGGATTCCTATCAAGGCAGGTCAGACGGACTGACGCCGGCCGAGCAGAAGACATTCATCGCCAACATCCTGTCCGACACTCAGCGGCTGGAAGCGATGGCGCAGCGGCTGCGCGATCTGGCGCGCGCCGAGAGCCTGCCGCAGAACGAGCGCACGGAGCTGGCGCCCGTGATCGCCGACCTCAGGAACAGGTTTCCGGCCAGCTCCATCGAGGCCAGCGGCAGCCTCGACCGCCCCATCGGCATGTCCGGTGAAAAGGCACTGATCGTGCTGTCGCATCTCGCCGACAACGCGATGCGGCACAAGGCTGGGACAATCAGGCTGGAGGCTGTGGACGAACGCACGACCTTGCGTCTGACGGTGAGCAATGACGGCGAGCCGATCTCGGCACCGAACCGCGACAGGATCTTTGATGCGTTCTTCACCACCCGCCGCGACCAGGGGGGCACCGGGATGGGGCTTGCGATCGCGCGCGCGGTGATGGCGAGCCATGGCGGCTCGATCAGGCTCAAGCCGACCGACGAGGGCGCGGCCTTCGAGCTGCAATTCCCTGCGGTCTAG